One window from the genome of Motacilla alba alba isolate MOTALB_02 unplaced genomic scaffold, Motacilla_alba_V1.0_pri HiC_scaffold_35, whole genome shotgun sequence encodes:
- the LOC119696790 gene encoding histone-lysine N-methyltransferase 2B-like isoform X2 translates to MFSFLASQHRALPQGPPPREEEEDEVQLKPTRLELPMAMRFRHLKRTAKEAVGVYRSAIHGRGLFCKRNIEAGEMVIEYSGIVVRSVLTDKREKFYDSKGIGCYMFRIDEAEVVDATMHGSAARFINHSCEPNCYSRVIHVEGHKRIVIFALRRILRGEELTYDYKFPIEEPAAKLPCNCGARRCRRFLN, encoded by the exons ATGTTCAGCTTCCTGGCGTCCCAGCACCGCGCCCTCCCCCAGGGACCCCCGCCCcgcgaggaggaggaggatgaggtgCAGCTCAAGCCCACCCG cctggagctgcccatGGCCATGCGCTTCCGGCACCTCAAGAGAACGGCCAAGGAGGCGGTGGGCGTCTACCG CTCGGCCATCCACGGGCGGGGCCTGTTCTGCAAGAGGAACATCGAGGCCGGGGAGATGGTGATAGAATATTCCGGAATCGTCGTGCGCTCCGTGCTCACCGACAAGCGGGAGAAGTTCTACGACAGCAAG GGCATCGGCTGCTACATGTTCCGCATCGACGAGGCCGAGGTGGTGGACGCCACCATGCACGGCAGCGCCGCGCGCTTCATCAACCACTCGTGCGAGCCCAACTGCTACTCGCGCGTCATCCACGTGGAGGGCCACAAGCGCATCGTCATCTTCGCGCTGCGCCGCATCCTGCGCGGCGAGGAGCTCACCTACGACTACAAGTTCCCCATCGAGGAGCCGGCGGCCAAGCTGCCCTGCAACTGCGGcgcccggcgctgccggcgcTTCCTCAACTGA
- the LOC119696790 gene encoding histone-lysine N-methyltransferase 2B-like isoform X1, translating to MFSFLASQHRALPQGPPPREEEEDEVQLKPTRRATSLELPMAMRFRHLKRTAKEAVGVYRSAIHGRGLFCKRNIEAGEMVIEYSGIVVRSVLTDKREKFYDSKGIGCYMFRIDEAEVVDATMHGSAARFINHSCEPNCYSRVIHVEGHKRIVIFALRRILRGEELTYDYKFPIEEPAAKLPCNCGARRCRRFLN from the exons ATGTTCAGCTTCCTGGCGTCCCAGCACCGCGCCCTCCCCCAGGGACCCCCGCCCcgcgaggaggaggaggatgaggtgCAGCTCAAGCCCACCCG CCGCGCcaccagcctggagctgcccatGGCCATGCGCTTCCGGCACCTCAAGAGAACGGCCAAGGAGGCGGTGGGCGTCTACCG CTCGGCCATCCACGGGCGGGGCCTGTTCTGCAAGAGGAACATCGAGGCCGGGGAGATGGTGATAGAATATTCCGGAATCGTCGTGCGCTCCGTGCTCACCGACAAGCGGGAGAAGTTCTACGACAGCAAG GGCATCGGCTGCTACATGTTCCGCATCGACGAGGCCGAGGTGGTGGACGCCACCATGCACGGCAGCGCCGCGCGCTTCATCAACCACTCGTGCGAGCCCAACTGCTACTCGCGCGTCATCCACGTGGAGGGCCACAAGCGCATCGTCATCTTCGCGCTGCGCCGCATCCTGCGCGGCGAGGAGCTCACCTACGACTACAAGTTCCCCATCGAGGAGCCGGCGGCCAAGCTGCCCTGCAACTGCGGcgcccggcgctgccggcgcTTCCTCAACTGA